DNA sequence from the Vanrija pseudolonga chromosome 7, complete sequence genome:
CTGACCCAGCTGTCCCATCCGCAGGTTCGTACGAGGCAGTGCAGCGGGTACTTCGCCGAAGCAGGCTATGGACGGGAAGTCGAGGTGGCTGAAGGCGctaccgcgtcggcgacctcgccaaaTGGTCACGTTCGTCAACGAATACAGTTACGGGGTGCACACATGTAACTACGTCTCCTCTTTACCGGAAGCGCGTCTTGCGACTCAGAgacggaggcggcgctggccggcACCTCCGACGGCGTTGGAAGGCTTGACAAGACGTTCTCAACACGCATGTCGCACTGCCCAGATCCGCAGGCACATCGCAACACTGATAAACATAGGCACCTCCCACCGATGAGGTACCCACAAACAAGCGCCCATCCGCGAGACACGGCCAACCTTGTTACAATGGGGTCCTACTGAAACGGACAGGAGTGACGCGTGTCTCGTGTCCTCCGAGACGCAACCCACTCTCTCCTCCCGCAGATTAAACGCCGCTGCTAGCCCTATTGCCCCACAAAAGTGGGCTATCTGGCACCCAGACCAAACAGCGGGGATGAGGGTGCCGGGAAGTTCCTGACAGAACATCTGTTGTGACCCCAAACGAGGTCGACAAACGCGAAACGGCACGCCGAGACGCGTCGGGGGCAACACGTTCGCGTCGCTGGGCCTGTCAGACGCGTTGCATGCATCCTACTCCGCTCAAGGCACCATCAGCGGAGTGGCTTTGCACTCGTGTTTGTGTTGTCTAAGGTGGACCACATGTGCCGACCACATCCCACAGCTTGGCGGGTGACTGTCCGCCGACAAAAGTGTCCGGCACGCACCCGTGAGTAGGGCCGGGTCACTACTCAATGCCTGAAACAGACGTCCAACTGGCCTGTAAATGACAAACCTGAACGAGCCATGTATCCCGGCGGGTTCTGGGTCAAGACTGCACCAGATAGGTTTCATAGACATAATAGCCGGAAGCGTCACTTGAGACGAGTAGCGGTTTGGGCGCCAGTGTTCCATTGGACGCGCCATACGTGATCCCGCTTCCGCCCACCACTGTATCCTCCGAAGGGCAAGGTTTTCGGACTGGAGGCCACATCCGCCGTCTGCGTGTTGAACGCCATGCTGTAACCGTGACACGGTACGCGTCCGCTGGCGCCGATTCCATCCCATCCAGCATGCGCCAGCTTCgggacctcgacgcgctACTGGTTCCAGGGTGGTATGGGTTCTGTGGGCCGGTGGTTCTTACAACGGGCTCCGGGCGGTGTTCGTTCCCTGTTTGCATGCATCCTTCCGCTGTTGCATCTGTCCACTCACTCGCCCATGGATCGGGACTCGAGACAACGGGAGAGACGCGTTGGGCGTGCTGCCGTGAGGGAcaacgcgcgccgcccccacaCGAACCGGCGGAAGTGGCACCTAAACAACCCCAGCTCGAGGTGGCTTCTGTCGTCTATAAAGACTGGGACAGACGCTGCAAACTTGTgtctcctcgtccgtctctTCTCTCTGGTCTCTCTGTAACGACTACGACTACGACCCCTCACACTCATTtacacacacccacactcgTTTTAAACATGCTCCTCAGACTCgttgtcgccctcggcgtcgcggctgctggcgtcagcgccgttCCCAAGGCAAACCCCCTCGAGCCGTTCGTGGATGAGGCTTTGCACATGCGCAGCCTCAGCAAGCGCGAGCCCATCAGGGCCAACGGCTGCCCCGTGCGCATGCAGTTGTGCCCAGACGGCGTCACCTGCATGTGGGAGGGCGGCTCTTGTTGCTCGGTCACCCCTGAAGAGTACATCAACACTCCCTGGGGTACCAAGAAGTTCGGCACTTGCAAGCCTGGCCAGAAGTGCCAGATGGGAGACAACGGCAGAATGGGATGCTGTGGTGgaagcagcagctgcagtAAGTGGTCGGCGTGAGATGCCTGCTCACACATCAGTCGGTGGCGGTTACTGGGGTCCTCCCATCTACTACCCCGGAGAGACTCTCCCGGCTCCTGCtccgacggcgacgtgcaAGCCCAAGCGTGACTTCCCCGAGTCTACCGGAGTGCTCGGCAACCGCAACCTGGCCTcgcacggccgcgccgaACGCGCTGGTGAGAAGCGGGCCGCCAACGGATGTCTGTCTGGCCAGACGCTTTGCCCCGACCAGAAGACCTGCGTCGGCCTGGGCGAGAAGTGTTGCGAAGTCAAGGACGGAACTGTCTCTGACAGCCGCACCTACGTTACCTGCCCTTGGaccttgagctgctcggATACCTACTTCTGCTGCGACTGGTTCACCGTTTGCAGTGAGTTGCCTCCGCAGATAGATGACACCCTGCAAGGCTGACACTTGTGACAGAGAGCCCCTGGACCGGCAAGGTCATCTCCACCCCCGACACCTCGAACCTGCCTACCTGCGAGGACCCCAAGCCTTCTCCTGCTCCTGCATCCCCCACACCggctcctccccctccctcgtcggccgctcctcctcctccttcgtCGGCcgctcctccccctcccccttcgtcctcggctgctcctccccctcctcctccttcctcctcggccgctcctccccctcctcctccttcctcctcggccgctcCTTCGCCTgccgctccctccccctcggctCCCGCTGGTGGCTCgggtggcaagggcggcgacggtggcaagggcggtgacggcggctcgggtggcaacggcggtgctggcggcaacggcggcgctggcggctcgggtggcaACGGTGGAGCTGGCGGCAACGGTGGCGCTGGTGGTaacggcggtgctggcggtaACGGTGGAGCCGGCGACAACGCaactggcggcggcaacgccggcaacggtggcaacggcggcgctggcggcaaCGCTGCTggcaacggcaacggtggcgacggcggcaacggcggtgctggcggcaaTGCCACTGCTCCTGGCACcgctggcactggcggcaacggcggcgctggcggcaaCGGTGCCGGCTCTGGCAACGGTGGtaacggcggcgccggcggaccCGGTGGCAGCCAGCTGTCCGCCACGCCTCCCAAGAAGTGCTCCGGCAAGAACAAGCGCAACAAGGTGGCCCGCGGTGACGAGGAGCCCCAGCGTCTCGGTGCCATGGGCTTCAAGCGTGACGAGGAGCCTCAGCGCCTCGGTGCCATGGGCttcaagcgcgacgaggagcctCAGCGCCTCGGTGCCATGGGCTTCTAGAGTGATGACGCCTCGGCTTGATCACTTGTACTCTCATCACCAAAGACTTCTCACACGCGCGACTACCTTCCTTCTAGACCTCTAGGTACAGCGCCCATTTTCGCCCAGAACAATGAATTTCGTGTTTACTTGCAGTTGACGTCGAGCTGTGTCGAGTTTCTGGGTCAGACAGGTGCCTCGGCCGCTCCCGAATGTTTGTTTGAGAATGTTGCGGGGTCCCGGAGACTAGTCCATTGGACGGGACTTGCCCTCTCTCTACCCGTACCGGATGGCTGTCGGGACCGCTACGCGTGTAAGACGCGGTATCGGCATCCTCAGGGCCACGCGTCGCGGGGAACGCGTTGGTCgagcgggcgacgacgcgaagGTTGGTTGTGGTtgcagcgcagcagccggcgTTACATGGCCGCAAAGCCGCGGGCCGCATCGGTGTCTTGGACCCGCGTCAGCATCAGTAGGTTGGGTGAGCTCGCAGAAGGGGTAGGGAGTGCGGCGAACACGTTGATCACGAGAGATGCCGAAGGTGCGAGCCGCGGATGGCTGGAGAGAGGATTGAAGGAGGTggtgtgttgttgtcgttggaTAGGATGAGAAAGAGCAAGGAGCGGAGGGCGGCTTGAGGGGGGACGAAACAACCAACAATCGGGTTATGCTGAAGCGCTGAAAGCTCAGTAGCAGAGGTACTGAGGCCATACGATTCGAACAACATTGACGCTCAGACGTAGGAGAAGTGCTGCTCCACGCCCCCTTTGCATAACACCCATTTGGGCACGTGCATGCTGCTTACAAAATGGATGACCCCGTGTGCAGTGTTcgctaccgccgccggctcccCCAGGCCACTAGCAAACGACTAAATGCGACGAGGGATCTCACACAGACGCCGACACATTCCTCGGCGACATCGGCGGCACACTGGCACCACGCTCAGAGCCTCGGTGACGCCCACCGGGGGCTCGGGGCCGACGACCCACCACGACAGCTTAGGCAATCATGCTTGCTTGCGGGCAACgaacgcgacggcgaggcagTGCAAaggatgtcgtcgtcggcgcggtcaCAAGGATGCCCCCAGCGCGATCAGTGCGTGGTGGCTGGGTATGCGGGAGCCCACTGCGGATCCGACTCACCTCCTCTGACGGGGATGCTACACCCCCCGCtgacacgacgacgacgacgacgacggatCACCGCCGAGCAGAGGTTGGTGCTTCTTGGCTTGGCTGCTTCGACCGACGACAGAATTAGAACACGCTCATGCACGCCGAGGGGGCGACTGACCACGCTGACTACCTGCTGGGGAGGCTAAAAGACAGCTCACCGCGCCCGGCTGCGGTCGCAGcaaccaccccgccccctcaCTCACAATGCGCGTCGCCTACCTCCTCACCGCCGCtaccctcgccgccgcgcagagCATCGCGCCGCTCTCCATCCCGCCCTTCACCGGCGGCCTacagcccgcgccgaccatCTCGCCGTTCACCCCCTCCGGCTCGGCCACAACCGTCTCGGTCGACGGTGGCAGCAAGACCGCCACGGTCGACCTCACGAACCAGGTCGCGTACAGCGGCCACTGGTACTCTGAGCAGGGGTGCGACGCCTCGCAGGTCGCCCACTCGACCAACgactcgacggcgaccgcCGTCATCCACTTTGACTGTGAGTATGCTGTCATCACGCAACGCTCACGCCAGCCTCGGTCGCGGGGTACacgctctcggcgtcgatgggCGACGCGATCATGCTCGTCACCTCTGGCAATGTCCAGCAGTCGCTCTTCGCCATCACGGTCGGGACGACCGACATCCAGGGCCTTGGCAGCCAGTGCACCACGTCGTACAAGTACACTttcggcggctcgggcggcggcacagTCACGATCGCGTACAAGGTCGCTGCGCACTCTGGGCGCCGCCAGTTCAGCGGCATGACCAACCTCGTGCAGATCAACGAGATTGTGTAAGTcgccggcaggcaggcaacgGGGCAGGTCAGCTGACTGAGTGCAGGGCGtacgccaacgccgctgATCTGCAGAGCATCACGCTCCCGCCCAACGTTCACACGGACGGCGTGGACGCGACCACTCTGCCCGGTggtgctgccggcggcggcgctacgggtggcgctgctggcgacggTGCGAAGTCGACGGCCACCACTGGCAAgtcgaccgacgccgccgcagcgtcgTCCCCTGCTGCCGGTGGAGGCAAGGCCCCCGGCGGTGCTGCGGCGCTCGGAGCccccgctgcgctcgctTTGGGCATCGCGACGGTCGCTTTCCTCTGGATGTGTTAGTGGGAGCCGTGTTGAGTGTGCCTTGATCAGGTGACGTGTTGCCAAGTGCAGCGAATAAGCTCTGTTTTGCGATGGATGAACTGTGGATGAACAATGCACGTCTTGATGATCACCGCTCGCTTTGGAATGTCGGGCGGGTGTTGCTCTGCCCGACGAACGATGGTGGGGGCAGCTTGCACCTTGGAGGATTGCGGAGGTCGTCGCCACAGTCGATCGACACGGGGCAAATTGGGAAGGAGCGATGAGGCAGAGCCCTCGCCAAGCACCGGTCGGCGTGGTGCATACAACCTGGCAGGAATCCCCTATACTCGGCGAGTCCGAGTGTTCTGGACCCAGCTAGCCAGCCAACACCGATTCTGACGGAGGCGCcaatgctgctgctgtcgtcaTGAGGCATTGATCTACAACAGGCACTCGGCACGTGTGCTCGAAAATAGAAGAGCAATGGAGCGTATGCATTGGTATCGCGATGTTAGTTgcctgctcgaggtggtAGTAGTGGAGCGGTGGTGGGCATTGGAAGAAACAGTGGAGCGTTTTGGTGGAGGGAGGTAACAGCGCGCTCCACAGTGACGTTTCTACCCGCAATCTGGTATCAACTCCATGGACCCCGCCGCTATGTACGCGATTTAGCACCCGACCCGAGGTCGCGGACAGAGCGGAGAGGGGCTCGCTGCAGGCAGGCGCAGGGATCTTCCGCGCGGCgactgccggcgccggtgtaGATAGAGTGCTGTTTAAGCTTTGGTGCAGAGCGCACCCGAGCAGAAGGCCCCAAGTGGCACCCCCGGCGTACCCCACGCTCCCCCTGCCAAGACTCGAACCAACAAACagcagcttggcgacgaTTGTGGTTTGTTCATCACACACACGTTCAAGAACGTGCGCTCGTCTGTCGTCAATGGTCCGTCTGGAGCTGGGTAAACTGTTGTGCATGACGGGTGGACAGTTTTTCTTCCAAACCGGTCGTGTGACCAGTGACGATGGGTTGTGCGAGCACCACCGCCCTCCCAGCTCCAACTACTTAACGTGCTGAAGACGCTCCCATTTACTCCACTAAAAGAAAACGAGTGTGCACCCACAATGGCCAAGCTCCACCAGTACGACTACATCTTCGCCATCGGCCTGCTGTTCgcagcgctcgacgcgtACAACATCGGTGCCAACGATGTGGCAAAGTGAGTAGTACCCATGACGTGTGGCGTCAcgatcggcggcggggagtgTCACACGACCACCGGCGGTGACACTGCTcacacgaccaccacgaACGTGTGTGAGATAAGGACTGATACTGACGcgcccgcgcagctcgttcgcgacctcggtcgccgcgcgctcgcttACCATGCGCCAGGCATGCATGCTTGCCGCGGTATGCGAGTTCCTGggtgccgtgctcgtcggcgcaaAGGTGACGGGGACGATCAAGAACGGCATCATCCAGCTGGCCATGTTCCGCGAGAACGCCGGCATCGAGATGCTTGCCTTCACGtgtgcgctcgccgcgtcggccacCTGGCTCATGATCGCCACCAAGAACTCGTGgcccgtgtcgacgacctACTCGATCGTGTCGGCCCTCGCCGGTGTCGGTGTTGCCGTCTCGGGCCCGTCCGGTGTCCAGTGGGGCTGGAACGGCGGAAAGGGTCTCGCGACCATCTTTGCCGGCATGGGTATCGCCCCGGCCATCTCGGCCGgcttcggcgccgtcgtctaCCTCATCACCAAGTACGCCGTGCTGGTGCGCAAGGACTCGGTCAAGAAGGCCATGCTGCTCTCGCCCATCTACTTCTTCACCGTCTTCGCCGTCCTCACCATGTCGATCGTGTACAagggctcgccgtcgctcaagctcgacaagctctCCAAGACGACCATTGCGCTCGCCATTGTCCTCactgccctcgtcggcgccatcatcTCGATCGTCTTCTGGCTCCCCTACGTGTACGCCAAGGTCGTCCGCCAGGACTACACCCTCCGCCCTTACCACATCTTCCTGGGCCCCCTCCTCTGGAAGCGCCCCGCCCCTGAGCCGATGGAGGGTGTTTCGGCTGTCGCCGACTACCGTGTCCACggccgtgccgaggaggagacccccgccgccgcccacgccgaccacgtccaccaccccatggccgtcgccgagatcGCCGCCAACACCGTGACCGACGACTGCGCCGACGAGAACAAGACCCTCAAGAAGGAGACGTCGGCCGACGGCTCGACCAACAAGGAGaaggacctcgaggccggcccCTCGGctcctgctgccgctgccgcccccgccgccaacaaGGAGGTtcccctcgccgaggtcgacaagaGCGACGAGATTGTCGGCCCCTGGATCATGCCCCGCaacctcctcatcatcgccaAGCGTATCCccaagcgcctcgccgccggctccaACTACGACGTCCACGGCGCCCAGATGAAGGATGCCGACACGGCCGCCCGCCTCAAGGAGATGCACGAGATCGCCGACCAGTACGACAACGACACTGAGCACCTCTACACCTACCTCCAGGTCCTTACTGCTTGCGTCAACTCGTTTGCCCACGGTGCCAACGACGTCTCGAACGCCGTCGGCCCCTTCTCGGCCATCTACTACATCTGGTCCGAGggcacccacctcggcaaGGACACGCCCACGCCTACCTGGATTCTCGCGTTCGGTGCTATCTTCATTGTCATTGGTCTGGCCACGTACGGCTACAACATCATGGCTGCGCTCGGCAACCGCCTCACCCTCCACTCGCCTTCGCGTGGTTTCTCGATGCAGTTCGGCGCCTCGCTcaccgtcctcctcgctTCCCAGTACGCCATCCCCGTCTCGTCGACCATGTGCCTTGCTGGCGCCACGGCCGGTGTTGGTCTCATGTCGGGCGGCCCCAAGGCCGTCAACTGGCGCGCCTTCGGCTGGATCGTGCTCGGCTGGGTCCTCACCGTCCCGATTGCCGGTACGGCTGCTGGTTGTCTCATGGGTCTGTTCATTAACGCCCCCCACTGGTGATGTGCTTTATTTAGGGACTTTGTGTTTAATCAGCTGGTTAGAAGCATCTTTAGACTGTAACATGCATACGCGCGGATTGACAAGCTGTGTGCAGTGCATGCGGGGCTGGTTATCACCCCGGCGATCTACTGATTATGCCACATTCACACCGCCTCTGTGTTTTGGATTAGCCCAAGGCGGGGCAATCAGCAGCGTGTGTTTTGCACAGCAACACTGCAAATCTGCCCACCAACTCCGTCTAATCAACCTTGTTGGCATCACGTGCCGGACCAGAATGCCCGCCCCGAATGAGTGTGGCAGCATCTCAACACGGACACGGCCTGTCGGCGACCCCTGGCCGCAACTAGCCGTGTCTCATCCCGATCCGCAATCGATCCAGTGCAGCTCTGCACCGGTGTACCTGCACCACCTCCCCTCACGACCCCCGGGTCGCGTTCCGGTTCCGGGTCGCAAGCACCCAAACCAAATACCGCACTAGGGATTGGAGGCCCAGCTCCCGCGGTTTTGgctcgtggcggcgtggcggaaCGGCCAGGGCGCGGGGGTGCACGTTTGAGTTGGCCGGCTTGCCTGCTCTTGTCGTAACTTGTCCGCTCCGTCTGGGCAGAGGTATTCGGGGCATAGCCAAGCAGCTGTGCTGACGCTGTGCGTGGGCATGGGCATTGCCAGATAGCCGCGGTGTGTTTGAGCCAGTGAGGAACGCGACACGGAGCCGGGGCGCGGATGTGACAGGAGAAGAGGGGtctcgactcgctcgctcgctctcgacgcGTCCTGCGcactgcgcgcggcgcagcatATAAGCTGGCTCGCGAGGCCCCTCTGTAGCCCCCCAACAACCAACACCCACAAACCAACATGCTCTTCAagtcgctcctcgccgctgccctcctctcgacctcggcgctggccctcgccgcgcccgacgccccggccgagcgcctcgtcgccgcgcacgcgcttgaggcgcgcgacgccgcccccgcccccgaggccgatgtcgctgccgaggcgctcgccgacgcgcacgtcctcgagcgcgacaacGCGCCCGACGTCATCAAGCGCCAGTCGAGCTCGTACGGCTGCGACCCCGGATACGTCCAGTGCCCCAACGACTCGATCCACTGCGCCAAGATCGGCTACATCTGCTGCCCTGGTGAGTAGTGGTGCCACTGTGGCGGAAATGGAGCTCGGACACCACTGACACAACCGCAGGCACCATCTACTCGTGCCCCGCTGGCACTACCTGCACTGGCGGCCTCACCTgcaagcgcggcggcggctccaACGCCGACATCATGGGCatccccgccgccatggccttcgctgccggcgccgccgcgtaccTCCTGTAGACAACTACACCGTCACAGTCTGGCTTCGGTATACGCGGGGGGACATTTGGTCATGTATCTGTTATGCTTGGATGTTGGGCCAGGCGCGGGACCGAGCGCTCTGGAGTAGCACGTTGCGTCGTCAGTCGCGTTCGAGGACGGTGTCGCGGGGATCAGTCGTGAGAACCAGGCTACTTGCTTGCCTTACAGCACTCTCGTCAGGAGGAAGCAAA
Encoded proteins:
- the Col6a5 gene encoding Collagen alpha-5(VI) chain, producing MLLRLVVALGVAAAGVSAVPKANPLEPFVDEALHMRSLSKREPIRANGCPVRMQLCPDGVTCMWEGGSCCSVTPEEYINTPWGTKKFGTCKPGQKCQMGDNGRMGCCGGSSSCIGGGYWGPPIYYPGETLPAPAPTATCKPKRDFPESTGVLGNRNLASHGRAERAGEKRAANGCLSGQTLCPDQKTCVGLGEKCCEVKDGTVSDSRTYVTCPWTLSCSDTYFCCDWFTVCKSPWTGKVISTPDTSNLPTCEDPKPSPAPASPTPAPPPPSSAAPPPPSSAAPPPPPSSSAAPPPPPPSSSAAPPPPPPSSSAAPSPAAPSPSAPAGGSGGKGGDGGKGGDGGSGGNGGAGGNGGAGGSGGNGGAGGNGGAGGNGGAGGNGGAGDNATGGGNAGNGGNGGAGGNAAGNGNGGDGGNGGAGGNATAPGTAGTGGNGGAGGNGAGSGNGGNGGAGGPGGSQLSATPPKKCSGKNKRNKVARGDEEPQRLGAMGFKRDEEPQRLGAMGFKRDEEPQRLGAMGF
- the pho-4_2 gene encoding Phosphate-repressible phosphate permease pho-4 produces the protein MAKLHQYDYIFAIGLLFAALDAYNIGANDVANSFATSVAARSLTMRQACMLAAVCEFLGAVLVGAKVTGTIKNGIIQLAMFRENAGIEMLAFTCALAASATWLMIATKNSWPVSTTYSIVSALAGVGVAVSGPSGVQWGWNGGKGLATIFAGMGIAPAISAGFGAVVYLITKYAVLVRKDSVKKAMLLSPIYFFTVFAVLTMSIVYKGSPSLKLDKLSKTTIALAIVLTALVGAIISIVFWLPYVYAKVVRQDYTLRPYHIFLGPLLWKRPAPEPMEGVSAVADYRVHGRAEEETPAAAHADHVHHPMAVAEIAANTVTDDCADENKTLKKETSADGSTNKEKDLEAGPSAPAAAAAPAANKEVPLAEVDKSDEIVGPWIMPRNLLIIAKRIPKRLAAGSNYDVHGAQMKDADTAARLKEMHEIADQYDNDTEHLYTYLQVLTACVNSFAHGANDVSNAVGPFSAIYYIWSEGTHLGKDTPTPTWILAFGAIFIVIGLATYGYNIMAALGNRLTLHSPSRGFSMQFGASLTVLLASQYAIPVSSTMCLAGATAGVGLMSGGPKAVNWRAFGWIVLGWVLTVPIAGTAAGCLMGLFINAPHW